The Gossypium hirsutum isolate 1008001.06 chromosome D02, Gossypium_hirsutum_v2.1, whole genome shotgun sequence region taaatttacaatttagtccttatcatgaACTTAGCTTATTAACTatcaaattcaagtctaattCATCAACTTATCAATAATGGAAAATTGCTAAAAAATTtacaattgaacaaattgatatatgagctagctaaatcaagctctcatgatcataaatatataaaaattacaagaaaaaaaggCTTGGTTACCTTGTAATTTTGGTTGACCGAATAATAAAGcttcaaattctttctttttgGATGAACTATGGAAGAATATGGATGTTTTCCATCTTTCATCCCACTTACTTAACTATATATATTAATTAGTATTTACTTAAgctaattaattatatttattaacttttttacatttatttattaatcatagTTTTGACCATTTAGTGGTTATCTCATCATTACCAAATATTAATatgaagaaaaattatttaataatcatttaaaaCCTTTGAATAATTGCCAACTAAATTATTaagcattttctaaattaaaacttgaTAGCAATtggatttttataatttagttcctaaattttaattaactattttctcggttaaattacttaatcgatcttcaatatattttcatgatagttttattaatctttttattttatccttACGGACTCGATTTATGAAAACGAGGTTCTGAAACCGCATTTCTAGACAACACTAAAAATCGGATACTTACACATTATctttatatagtttatttaaacTCAAATAAATACTGAAAATGGTAATCACAATGCCTTTATTAATAAACTAGgtaaatatatgttattacaatcatcatatgattggtctttgggcaaaCTCCAACAATATGGTATGACGGAAACAAAGAAAACATATGTCAGTTCTTAAATAATTCCATAATGCAAGCAACTGGATCATCAAAATAGTTTGAGATAGATTTTCAAGGGtttcttttccaattttaaaTCAAATGGATCTTTTGATATGTATAGATCAAGGTCTTAAAAGCTAAGCAAATAGAGAGAACACTAGAAAATCTACATCCATAGAATGTGATAGGCACATTAAAGATAATTTATTATTAGAATTAAAGAAATTGATTGCTAATTTTGTTGATGGAGCTATTCATAAATTTACATAAACTAATTGATTGCCactaaaagatttttttaattagcTACTTGAGAGATAATTTAAAGAGGAGAAATTGGAAAGCATAAATATAGGAAAAATCTTGAGTAAGAAATTTTTTCTTGAGTTTCAAGCAAAATGGAATGAAAGAAATGTTTCTTAAGTGGGGATGAGATTAGATATCAAGCTAGTTTAAAAAGGTGGAACCATGATCACATTTGAACTATATGAATTTCTTGCCTACTTGGATAATGGTGTTGAGAATCCCTTTGAACACTTGGAATAGCTAGctttttaaaacattattgatCCATAGAGAGATATAGTATTgatgaaaatgtaacacccctaacccgtctccgtcaccGAATTAAGGTTACAAAGATTATGGTACTTAACAAATCAAATGAAAACATAAAACCATTCAACTATTAATTTAAAAGTCAATTATTCAAAATTAAGCATCATTTGTAGCATATATATGAATACATGCCTTATATCGAGGTTAGAGAACCTAAAAGTAAATTTGGAaacaattagggactaatttgaaacaaaacagaaaaaatagaaaaatattgaaaataggggtcacacagttGTATGACCGGACTGTGTGACATAGCTCAGGCAGTGTGGCTCAGGGACATGGCTGTGTCCAAATAATGTACAATTCAAAAATAGGGTTGCATGGTCGTGTCGCTAGGCCGTGTACaattcaaaatagggtcacacgactgtgtaacaACATGTGGTTGTGTGGGATAATCCTGCACCACAATTAAAtaagccacatggtcgtgtggtgtGACtctgtgtggcacacggccatgtgacagctCGTGTCCTAGGCCATTTGCACCTAAAATGACTTTTAAAACAAGGGGATTCACCACTCATTTGTTAGGTACCAAGCCAAACCAATATCAAGCATATTCATAGCtacaaaacacattcaaacatgttcaaaacataccaaaacattcaacataagtgcctaaccaatatgacCTCATTGGCATTACATTCCATACACCAAactaaaatcaaattcaaatatcacaagtCCTTACCTTATACACATgccaaacataccatttcatccATTCCCTTCacataaaattttacaatatttcaACCATTTCCAAGAAGCATAAACCACATAACTAAAGGCACTTATATATGGgcatatacaaaccaaaacaaaaaatatatacacaagtatgctTAAAACAAGTTTTAACAACATCATTATATCAAAAAAAACTTTAAAGCTTCTAGTACATGCCATTTACAACCcaacatcaaaatgaccaaaacttCTACCGAGTTGAAGAGTGAATAGTGTGTGTTCTCCAACTTGAACTTCCAATTGATCGAGATCTTCGATGATCTACAGGGAAATAAAACAACTAacataagcaactagtgcttagtaagctcatataaatcATAAACGTAAACTTACCAAATAGGctcaatttatacaattcatgcataatTTCATTAACAAGTTCACAAGTTTATTCAATTCCTATACACATCACAAATCTCACAAGTTAGTGAGTTAACATTTATATAAGAACATAAAaccatatcatatcatataatgtTCATAAATAACAATTGTAATTTAATCATCCATCTTATGTCGATCATATGTGACTCATTCCATTCAATGTTTGATACCATATAACCATTTCAGAAATGTccttttcataaatcaaattacatatagCCATTTCATATAACTCATTTGTATATCACTTAATACCCGATGAACCACAGTGATATAACATTGGATACATGGgaaaatgctcacacgagctataacTGTAAATGCTCATATGATTTGTAACTGTAaatgcttacacaagctgtgaaatgggcctacttgCACGAGCTATGGGTCAGGATGCTAGgctacacgatactgctcacatgagttgtgaagagtccacaacaaatgcaagaccttagccaccggtaggagatccaagaccagcactcgagactgtaataacccctaatgacatgccatttgtatcttAAGCTCTCACAAGGTTCAAACGGGTCATATCTTATCCAAGTATTTTATAATATTCTATTTTACGCATGGatcaattaaatttcattttttaaatacccctaaatttttgtactttattcaatttagtccttaaaattgaaattacaatatctttcaaatttgagcttcgatcTTAAAACTGATCTCAATTACATTCTTGTAGAACTCTCTACTAtcaataattataacaattttataacaatttcaaaatttatacactttagtccctagttcaaaaactagcaattaaactttacaaactaatcatttttcacttctaagcttaaaatttaacaatttagtaTCGATTTCTTCaagtattcatcaatgacaacttttagaaactttaatagttttacaagttGGTACATAAACTATCTAAATCAAGTTTCCacgacctcaaaaatataaaaattactagaaaaggatgaaattagacatatcaaattgaagccgAAAGTTTGAAGCTCTCAAACCTTAACATTTCTTTTTACTTCgtgaatgagaagaagatgaacacaaaatgcttcatttttcttttaatatttttatatacttatttaacctttaatcaaacataattaattaatcaaatcttaattaagTTAAAGTTACGTGTAATTAACAATTTTGGTGGATTCCAACTAACATCTCCACCGATTGGCCATATATTAATGGTCCAATTGCTTAATTGGTTCTtttgttaattaaaaattcatagcaattaatttttataatttttacaatttaatccttatactttaattaactatcaatttggaaaaattaagGGACCAAACTTTAATAGACTTAATattaacctcgtaaatattaaataataatatttatgaactggAACATTAAAATTGAAGTTTTGAAACCACTgcttccgacaccactgaaaattgggctgttacacgtATGCACGTGAAAACCacgaatttaaaatatataaatgtttataaaaataacatacaacaaACAATAAAACTATGGTTTACAACTAATTAATCACAAGAACACCTGAAATTAAAACAATACATTAGATTAATaatactaaatgcactacaattatttattatgatgtcatcaattgcgagttagtgtcgagttgacttgtgacaacattattaatatatacaactgaTGAAGATAATAAAttgtacatattaaaataaacatgtatgaaatatatcaaaatgaggcctcagttgagtggtaaatttaagggTTTATTAATCTAATTAGCATGGATTTAAATTCCatcatatgtatttttattaatttttgttaaaataaaaagactaaaatactctCGAATAGTATAAGTTGTTTTAGTTAGAAAATAACATTTCTATCATTTTCCTAATCGAGCTAGTGACTCTGTTGAAGGTAACACTAACttagtaaaataattaataaatagtaTAGAGATATATTAGATTAGATTTGTTGTGGAGATGtaacaaaaataatattcatataaaataagATTGTTGAAATTAGATTTAACTAGCGGGTTAAAccgaataaatttaaaattgacgGATACAATAATCCAGAGCGAGAAAAAGAATTAGTTAACCAATAAATTGATGGTACTAAGTTAAAAGATCAGTTAAATTATTGAAgcaaattttttgattttttaataacttttttgctagtataatttttataaaaatttaataatttatttatttgaaatcgGAATGGTGTTATTTAACTGAAAACCAAATGCATGATTTCCCTCCACTCCTTTCCTCTCCTCTTTGAGTATCTTCAAATTTCATCATGCAAGCTTGAATTCAAGTCCAAGCATTATAGAGTTTGACCAATATGCAGTGTTACTACCGGAGAAATGTACCTGAAAAACCTCTCTTTAGTCTGTAAACTGTGTCGACTCATTATTACACCTCTCAAATGTTTTCATACCAACTCCCATCACATTCCAGCATTCCAACTTCCCCCATTCTTGCAATCTTCTTCTATTGCTTTAAATCTTCATCAAGGCAAACAGGTTCACGCCCAGCTCATCCTCAATGGAATCACTACTGCCAATCCTCTCCTTTTGGCTATGTATCTTCGTGTTGGTAGCTTTACAGATGCCAAGAACCTATTTTATCGGATGGATTTAGGGTGTATAAAGCGTTGGAATTTGATGATTAGAGGATTAGTTAAAATGGGTAGCTTTCATTTTGccttaatgttttattttaagttGCTGGGTTGTGGGGTTTCTCCTGATAATTTTACTTTCCCTTCTGTAGTCAAGGCTTGTAGTGCTTTAAATAATGTAAGATGTGGTACCTTGATTCATGAGTTAATTATGTTAATGGGTTTTGAAGTTAATGTTTTTGTCGGCAGTTCTTTGATCAACTTGTATGTAGAGAACGGGTATACTAGTCTCGCTCGTAATTTGTTTGATAAATTGCCAGTGAGGGATTGTGTTTTGTGGAATGTGATGCTTAATGGGTATGTTAAATTGGCGGAATTAGATAAAGCTATAGAGATTTTTGAGGAAATGAGGAAAGGCGACACAAAGCCAAATGAGGTGACATTTGCTGCTATTTTGTCTGTTTGTGGTTCGGATGGAATGGTGAATTTTGGTACTCAGCTTCATGGCCTCGTTGTTAGCTGCGGCTTGGACTCGAATTCTGTGGTGGCAAACACGCTTCTGTCCATGTATTCAAAATGTGGTTGGTTGTCCGATGGTCGTAAATTGTTTGATATGATACCTCAGGCTGATTTAGTGTCTTGGAATGGAATGATTTCGGGCTATGTTCAAAATGGTTTTATGGAAGATGCTTTATGTTTGTTTAGTGAGATGATATCTTCTGGTGTAAAACCTGATTCAATCACCCTCTCAAGTTTTCTTCCAGCTGTTACCGGGTTGGGAAGTTTAAGAAAAGGTAGAGAAATTCATGGTTATATATTAAGGCATGGAATCCCGTTGGATGTTTTCTTAAAAAGTGCACTTCTTGATGTATACTTGAAATGTAGGGCTGTGGACACGGCACGGAACATTTATAACCAAAGCACCAAGTTTGATATTGTCATGTGCACAGCTATGATTTCAGGGTACGTGCTTAATGGGTTGAGTAATGATGCTTTAGAGATTTTCAGGTGGCTACTTAAAGAGAAAATTAGGCCGAATGCTGTAACACTGGCAAGTGTTCTACCTGCTTGTACAGATTTAGCTGCAATACAAATGGGGAAGGAATTGCATGCTAGCGTCATAAAAAATGGGCTTGCTGATAGATGTCATGTGGGAAGTGCTGTCATAGACATGTATGCAAAGTGTGGAAGACTGGATCTTGCTCATTGTGTTTTCAGAAGGTTGACTGAAAGAGATTCTATTTGTTGGAACTCAATGATCACTAGCTGTTCCCAAAATGGGAAACCAGAGGAGGCCATTAATCTCTTCCGTCAGATGGGGAGGACTGGAACCAAGTATGACTGTGTGAGCATATCAGCTGCTCTTTCTGCTAGTGCCAATCTACCAGCACTGCATTTTGGGAAAGAGATCCATGGGTTTATGATTAAAAGTTCACTCTTCTCTGATCTATTCGCTGAGAGTGCACTCATTGATATGTATGCAAAATGTGGAAACTTGGATCTTGCTCAGCATGTATTTGACATGATGGAATTGAAAAATGAAGTTTCATGGAATAGTATCATTGCCGCATATGGAAACCATGGCCACCTTAAAGATTGTCTTGCCCTGTTCGACAAAATGTTGAAGAATAAAATTCAGCCTGATCATGTTACTTTTCTAGCTATAATATCTGCTTGTGGTCATGCTGGTAAAGTTAATGATGGAGTTCATCACCTCAAGAGCATGGTTGAGGAATATGGAATCCCACCTCGGATGGAACATTATGCATGTATGGTAGATTTGCTTGGACGTGCTGGTCGCTTGGATGAGGCTTTTAAAGCAATACAGAGCATGCCATTTTCTCCGGACGCTGGTGTTTGGGGTACATTGCTTGGAGCCTGTCGAAACCAAGGAAATGTTGAGCTTGCTGAAGTGGCTTCAAGACATCTTTTTTATTTGGACCCTCAAAATTCTGGTTACTATGTACTGCTGTCGAATTTACTTGCTGATGCTGGACACTGGAGGAGTGTGCTTAAGGTGCGGAGTTTGATGAAGGAAAGAGGAGTTCAAAAAGTACCTGGGTACAGTTGGATAGAGGTCAACAACACGACCCATATGTTTGTTGCTGCAGATGGAAGTCATCCACAGTCCAAGCATATTTATTCATTGTTGAAGACTCTTCTTCTAGAGCTAAAAAGGGAAGGATATGTTCCTCAGCTTTATCTTCGAATGAACCCAAAGGAGAGAGTGTCATGACTGCCACTTCCACCTTCTTGCAGACAACTACATCACGGATAAAATTCTAGCCCGGTAACCATGGGATTCAACAGTGCATTGGGAATGTAAGGTTTTTGAGATATGCTTGCATAGCTTTGGATTTCGATTTTGAAGGACATATCTTGCCAAAATGAATGTGAGGTAATTTAAATCATCTTGGCATTAAGAATTTGTACTTGGTGGGGGGACATTATTTATAAACTTAACATGTTAAGCTTGCaccaatataatataatataatataatataatataatataatatttatttaactaTTTGTGACTAGGTATGTAATAAATGTTCAAGTTGATTTGTGTTGgagcaaataaaattttattttatttttggtattaagATTATCAAAATGTAAAACATGCTAAATAATATGTTACATTATTTTGCTTGGTTTATTTATTTGGAATGTAAAATTTTGGTCATTAATTGTTacaaaatttactttttttaacaaattaatttatttaatattttttagtctcaattatcattaaattataataattttttattgcaatttataGATCAACTTTTTTTTTACCTGTGCatcattcatataaatttaatttattagttgTTTTATTGTTAAATACTTACTAAAATTTACATTGCAACAAATCATATATTAATGTAATAGTAGTttgtttatgtaacaccctttactcaGTTCGGTTGTTGAACCCGAGAAATAGAATCTACAGACAAATACGAAACATCTACATACAAATTATAgttcaaaatttcaattcaatatcattttaCCATATATGATCAAGTATAACATGCAATACaatcaatttttggtttaaattgaGCTTACCAAAGCTTTAAATTAACCTGATATCAATCAGGgataaatttgaatcaaatacaaaACGATAAGAAAATTTTGTAAACAGGAGTCAGATGGCTGTGTCCCTTGACAGTGTAAAAGGCTGAGGCTATGTAAGGATGGGACACACGACTGAGTGGGTAGACCGTGTAACAGACTGACCTCATGTGGCTTggagtcacacggtcgtgtgaacaAACCATGTAACTAATTAAGGCCGTATGAGTCAAAAGTGAAATTATTCAAAAACTAACATACGACCGTGTCactggaacgacgaaaatgtgcaagtgtacacaatcgcaacaagtaataaagtgacaagtaaatgttgagttatcgtacccatagggactgtaaaaaggaatatttatgaaattaatgttaaaacactttggtgatggaaaatattttggtttaaagatgattaaaaactaagggttaaaaactaagtaaaaaaaattaaaaataaaaaggttctaatgcacAATTTCtaataaggtttaatcaagatgatataattgtgttggattaattacattcctttaacttagaattattaaacttatgtttatactgctacgaacaaataactcggtaatttgctaactactgttCATACatagttattaaattaatcaatctcttgaatatttttcaatgtcaatccaagcgattaatcaatcttcacaagcatataaaagatcaagtgaggtaacagagtatttctaccttgaaacagtttaatcacaataatcttgcaagttatgcaaggcatatgtatcgccaaatacaatgctaaattaacttcagctaccttagaagaataaacatgcactgattaagtattgtgtcgattaattacaatttcaatacgatttaataattaattcattagttatctaacaattaatattgtaagaataacttaggcatgattttacttaatcaagcatattatcgaggcctataacagtacaaacacaatttcaataattcaagcaagcaaaatataatcaacccaacacggattaaattcaagctagattgattaaaataacaatttcaatagcataaatattcataaacatgtttgtcaaaacaataacaaaatttaaagagatagggaacaagaagcaaatccggtgtttctccgtgaCTTGATTGATTTCTCCGTTCTTCGTTCTCCGTTGTcctcggctatcaaggtggcttatgagcACTTTAATTGCTGCTTAACAATGGTTGATGaggacctctttcccaagagaagaaatcgacacttgaacaaaagggaaaatgggaaggaaaagttgagagaaagtgagagaggagaagagagaatgagagtgtgagggatgagttgaatgatcatcaaggggtggcttttatagctgattgtgactgatgaaaattgaaaattccatcagccaaagagaccccccttggctggccacacacatggcaacgttgagagattcaactttgctaaaaatagcctggggcaaatccataaagccacattttttggaggggtttgaatgcaaggttgaaagttcttcaagggcttctttgcaagcttatttagtcagctaaaatgctgatttgggtcagcatatggacggttctgggcaGCCCAATTGGTGGTTGGTTCGGTTCACTAGATTCGGTTCAACCAATGCGGTCAACTAGAcccttttttccataattaattaataatatttatttagcccaaattaaattgggaataaattaaaattaattatattatgaattaacacacatttttggaccatcttaggctggaaataaattttccttgatgcttcaaattgcttctcggttttattCTTTGAGCATTATCTGctgagccaattttcgccctctgtgcgaatctgtcgaaaatagtaaaaattaatcaaaattaactataaaattaattaaaattcatcatgttcatatttttaacataatttaattattttataatatttaattatttttcgacaagaatttaaccgaaatagcatgattttaagttaaaaagggcatgtaaaaaacaaataaatttttgtgtttccacaccccaaacttaattcattgctcgtcgcgagtaatgcacaaatttgaaaagaattttctcgaaaacactttttgaaaaactccttcagaacaacattctttccaaaatcatgaaatcaatatacttatgctcaaaaacaagaaatttgataattatgctactcaagtatatatatcgttcaaattaatctcaacaattaCTACAATatcaaaattagactaaatgtttctTAAATACATgttaatccctaccaatttgattttaatcccttattcaaaattaaactgcaatcattaagcttaactgaTGCTTCATATGCTGAACAGagtaatttctctccactaatgtaggtaacattggaactttgaatcaataggtctttaacaaggttgtaacgtggctgggcttaggggtaggtaaaagatagataattttaggtttaaaaaaaaccctagactcagcttgtatcggacctttcgaaataattaccttcaatacatcaacttttctttccttttcacatgCTCTTTAGTGCACTTTACTTCAAGTACATATGCTTTTTTTTTCGAGTATTTTTTtgcatgtactacaatttttagagcatttcatacttctttgcaacttccccaaacttattttcagagAATGCTCTGAACAgtattgagtctagtgtttgagacatttttaagataattaagaaaagtgatggctaactttgtaagggttcaaataaaattaggccataaagtctcaaagttgggtttcaaaggataaaaacttcatcatggttggcttgaaaggctcaaacagtccaaacaacagttgcctaaatcattttcaacgttccatgcttcctaggatttcgcctcaagaaactactaagtcaattctaaagacttaaactttcatgcatgcctaactttcctaaagaactaaaattttatggtatgatttgcatgctttattagaaatacatttcatgtcattattaagctaacataacaatttattgaaataatcaaactttattcatacttaaatttagcgtacttaacaaaattcaaatttattgaacaaaaatatatcatattaata contains the following coding sequences:
- the LOC107910649 gene encoding pentatricopeptide repeat-containing protein At4g21300, yielding MYLKNLSLVCKLCRLIITPLKCFHTNSHHIPAFQLPPFLQSSSIALNLHQGKQVHAQLILNGITTANPLLLAMYLRVGSFTDAKNLFYRMDLGCIKRWNLMIRGLVKMGSFHFALMFYFKLLGCGVSPDNFTFPSVVKACSALNNVRCGTLIHELIMLMGFEVNVFVGSSLINLYVENGYTSLARNLFDKLPVRDCVLWNVMLNGYVKLAELDKAIEIFEEMRKGDTKPNEVTFAAILSVCGSDGMVNFGTQLHGLVVSCGLDSNSVVANTLLSMYSKCGWLSDGRKLFDMIPQADLVSWNGMISGYVQNGFMEDALCLFSEMISSGVKPDSITLSSFLPAVTGLGSLRKGREIHGYILRHGIPLDVFLKSALLDVYLKCRAVDTARNIYNQSTKFDIVMCTAMISGYVLNGLSNDALEIFRWLLKEKIRPNAVTLASVLPACTDLAAIQMGKELHASVIKNGLADRCHVGSAVIDMYAKCGRLDLAHCVFRRLTERDSICWNSMITSCSQNGKPEEAINLFRQMGRTGTKYDCVSISAALSASANLPALHFGKEIHGFMIKSSLFSDLFAESALIDMYAKCGNLDLAQHVFDMMELKNEVSWNSIIAAYGNHGHLKDCLALFDKMLKNKIQPDHVTFLAIISACGHAGKVNDGVHHLKSMVEEYGIPPRMEHYACMVDLLGRAGRLDEAFKAIQSMPFSPDAGVWGTLLGACRNQGNVELAEVASRHLFYLDPQNSGYYVLLSNLLADAGHWRSVLKVRSLMKERGVQKVPGYSWIEVNNTTHMFVAADGSHPQSKHIYSLLKTLLLELKREGYVPQLYLRMNPKERVS